Proteins encoded in a region of the Quercus lobata isolate SW786 chromosome 8, ValleyOak3.0 Primary Assembly, whole genome shotgun sequence genome:
- the LOC115957433 gene encoding auxin-responsive protein SAUR32-like, giving the protein MGSGEKSLRNFHLLLPHHHQKKQHQQQEIRDVPKGCLAIKVGQGEEQQRFVVPVIYFNHPLFMQLLKEAEEEYGFDQKGTITIPCHVEEFRYVQGMIDREKSLHHHHHVIGCFRV; this is encoded by the coding sequence ATGGGAAGTGGAGAGAAAAGTCTGCGAAACTTCCATCTGCTCTTgcctcatcatcatcagaagaagCAGCATCAACAGCAAGAGATAAGAGATGTGCCAAAAGGGTGTTTGGCAATCAAGGTGGGCCAAGGTGAAGAGCAACAGAGATTTGTGGTGCCTGTGATATATTTCAACCACCCACTGTTCATGCAGCTCTTGAAGGAGGCTGAAGAAGAGTACGGGTTTGATCAGAAAGGAACCATCACCATCCCTTGCCATGTGGAGGAGTTTAGGTACGTCCAAGGCATGATTGATAGGGAGAAGTCCCTCCATCACCATCATCATGTAATTGGGTGTTTTAGGGTTTGA